In Coffea eugenioides isolate CCC68of chromosome 4, Ceug_1.0, whole genome shotgun sequence, the genomic stretch tatatataaataaatatatataattatatataatatgtaatttaattagttgtaaacttatgataatgatattattagttagatgtattatataatatatattagtgtatgtaatataattgatattatcaattatacgaataattagacatgtctactaatagaattgattaattagttatactaaatttactaatacatttatactaaatttctaattacacttaatagaataacacttttttctcaaaaaaaacacaaacacagtaatgaattagtgattgtatttgtaccaaaagtgaaaacttgactattttagttgtatttatttcatcatgttggattgtattcaaataacttttgtttgattgtttttatgagtttcaattgtaaaattacaatgaataataacttgatgatgtgttgatattttagtacttgattatttattaaaatttaactatagtaaaattttattaaccctgCGGGGGATGCGGGGCGGGGCGgcccccgccccattgccatccctaaaaCAGATCATTCAACTTTTTTTGCTTTGTTCTAATTAATGAAATTTAGTTTGGTGTTTTAAAATCAAACAACACAGCTTATCGAAAAACTTATTCTTAAGAAAATCGTTGAGTTCAAGTTTAAGCAATTTGAGTTGTTTGATGAGCACGAGTTCTACCCTAATTTATGAAATTCAAAAGATCGTCAAGCTTTAATCAAACAATCAAGCTTAGTatgcatatacatatatacatatatttaagATTTGAGCTTGAGGTTAAGTTAGGCTTAACAAAATAGAGCTCAACTTTCAAGAGTTTGACGAGTTCgagttcaaattcaaattttttaacTCAACTCAAGTTCGAGTAATGGACTACTTGAATTCGACTCTACTCGATTACACCCTTAATAACTAGCCAATTTTGCAAAATCATGATAATTGTTCAAATCTTATTGATGTCTATCGTTATCATTTATCCAAAGGTGGCAGTGTACAAATTGTCAATGTATagaatattaatttttaaacttttatgCACGGGCAATATAGAGAATTTTTTACACTAACAAGTGTAGATGCATCATGTGTTTTACCTATgtaaaaagtgaattttaaatttaaaattaaattacGTAACATACATTTACACTCCCTCAATGCATAAAAAGATTACCTTTGGAATAAATTATATAAGCTTGAACAAATAGCTATTAGCCTTTTTAAGtgccaaaaatccaaaatttaaaataaaaactgaaaagaCTGGGATTCACTGTGGTTAACGTGAAATTAAATAGACGACTTTGGGGTGTTAGTTTAGGACTGTTCTTTTATTGAACAAATAGCTATTAGCCttttaaatattcttttttgggAATGTAATTAGTGCGGTAGGCTGGAGATAAAAGATGAAGGTcatagtttaagaaaaagtgtgtCGCGTCGCTTATCTTGTTTAATTCTTGTAACTCTTAATATATGTTTTCCCTATAAGTTAATAAAGTAAATGAAAGAAGAGCAAATGATCATTTATTAAACTATTTAAAATTCCTCATTTAGTCAGTAACCTCTTCTTTCGTCAAAATGGCtactcaattaataaaaatatgttaatggacaaaaatatataggttttaattaatttggtgataaaaagtgtacattttctttacttaagTTAAAAACAATGTTAAAGGAATTATTATTGCACCTATTATTCAGCAATGACTTTAATGAAGTGTATTTAAATTAATTGTATTGTGATTTTAGTTTCAACCCCTTCAATAAATCCAACCAAAACTAATTATTTACCTACTCATGCACTGTGCATCTCTTATATTATTCTctcttctcaaaatttttaagtaaatttcagatttaaattAGGAGAAAAGGCACAaatgctcaaaaaaaaaaattttcctttcaaGCACCAACTATAAAATTAAGTGTAGTGGACCATATTGAATAGCAAAATTTATCGAGTTTGATAATGAAATAGAAACTCGAGAAACGGTAATGTAAATATGTAATGCACTCTGGCTTACAAAGCAAGACATGTCAAAATCTTGTAGATAACAGATCCGCAATATATGAAGATTATTTTGGAACAAAATCATGTGTATGtcataacctttttttttcatgtatGTCATACTATTTGTTAATGGTAGAAGTTTTATGAAAGTAAAGAGCAATTGACTATTGCCCAAATAGTGTTCTTCGTACAGAGTCTACAgaccaagaaaaaataaatacttgTAAAAAGACGGCGAATTTAGTCGGAAAGACCAGTATATGtacaaaaaataataacttcaaaaacaAATTTATCAGTAAACCTCATAAAAGTACAATAGAGGTCTCGAGTTCAAAACTTTTCACTTatgctaagaaaagaaaaatgaacaaTCGATCAACCCAATGTGAAAAGTTGATACCGGTTATTATTGAGAAGCAACTCCCTTATTATTAAACATAAAATCTAAGTCAACTAAACAAAGAAACATATCAATGTCTACTAGAATTTCCTGTATACTCCCACGTAGCCAACATATAGAGAACCTAAATATAGTGCCCCCTTGTGCTCATGAACTTCTGTAATCATTGACGAGTCAAAACCAGGGTTGAAGGTTATTGTTTCCAATATCTTGCCATATCCATTGATCCTTAGTCCTTGAAGTTTAATTCTTGGGGTTGGAACTTGCCTTTTTACCGTCATTGCTAACCAAAAATCTCCCACATTGTTCCTAACGATCTTAGCTGGCGATCCTGACACATTTAGCAAAACATGTGCTGTATTTGCTTTCGGACCCTTTAACCAATACTTCCAAACTCTTGATTTCAGATTTTCTGTGACAAGAAGATATGAGCGATCCTTGCTAATTGCCACCCCAGCTGGCCCTGCTAGTCTTCTCAGCAATACAGTAACTTTTTTTGTTCTTGGATTGTATTTTAATAGCCTTCCTGTTGAGTCTCCGCTAGCAATTATTTGCGGGATTTCACTGCAAACGACAAAATGTTATATGTCGACATTCAGGAATTAACGCTTTAAATAATACATCCAAGaggattgaagaaaaataaactATAATGACAGTTATCTAGCCAACTTGATAGTGTAGCGGGCAGTTGCATCTGTGAAGTATACGATGCCAGTATTCTGATCAACATCTAGTCCATCAGGCAAGCCAAATGGCACTTTCTCTGCACCGGAGGCAAGTACTTTTCCAGCGCCTCCTTTAGGTCCAATCACAACAAGGCCTACACCATCATCTGCTACGTAAAGCTCACCAGTCTTGTAGTAAAACCCCAACCCTGATGGCCTTCCACAGGCTTTTGCCAAGGCGGTTGAATTAGTGCCATCACAAAATCGCGCAGACCTAAACCAAATTGGAGGGCATCCAAGATTACTAGTCGCGGTAATATATGCAcgaaataaaatattaaatagcttgaagatgtttttttttttttctttcctcttttcaATCTGTTTTTGCTACCTATTTGGGATATGGTAATTCATGATATAATTATTTATGACTGAAAGTGCAAGCAGAAGGACTTGTTAGTTGTTACCTATCTGCTTTTGAGTATCCATACTCCACAAAACCAACTTTGGGTCCTTTATATTTGAAAATTCTCCCATCAGCAACGCCGGTATAAGGTCCTTGACCTGCTGAATCGAATGCAAAGCAGTCGGGACCAGGATCAGGTAGATGAAGCTTTTGGAGATGTCCAGCACAAAATACTGTGGGGAGGAAACAGAAAACAAACACATAAAAACTGAGAATAAACCCAACAACCCTTTTATTAGGAAACAATATTGCCATTGTTGCCATGTCTAGACGATAAACTTTTACATGGAAATAACGTAACTGAGTAGGGTATTTATAGGGACGAACTCGAGCCATGGCGGGGAGCTTTAAAATGATACAGGGATTAAATTATTAGGATAGTCATGTGGGCTCGTATGACCTCGTAATGTGATCTATGTTTATAATATGATATTTCATGAATCAAGTTCCAAATCCAATTTCGACCAAAGATTATTGCTAAGGATGAATGTGACAGTTGACAATCGACAATTGACTTAAACTGAATTTTTGAGCCCGACTAATGATAAGAAGGATAAATTAGTTGAATAGGAGAACTTAAGCTCGTAAATATAATTTTATGATTACAATTGTGTAAAATTAATTCTTTTATTGTGTAAAATTAATTCTagttttattagaattttttttttttggattctcAGTCTCCCTGTCGACTATTAGCTAGCTTGATACATGGTAGTAGGATGTTCATAAAAATTGTTAACCCTTGCGAATACATCCAAGCTCAAACTCTTGTAAGTTATGACACAAAGAGATTAAAAAGGTAATCGGTGAATTTATGTTCATCATGGAATGATTTAAATTGATGCTAACGTATTGCAAGACAAGATGCCactctttttaaatttttttaggaCGACAACAAGCTACAGCTACAAAATGAACCAAAGTTTGATTGCCAGAGCTAAACGTAAGAAAGACATGTCaaaatatttattcattttcAGCAAACCTGAAATTTTATTTAAAGAATCATCAATGAAGTTTGTACAAAGGGAAATCCTCTGCTTTAAACTTTTAAGTGGCCTTCCTGACCACGTTAGTATTTTAGACAATTAATACTTCCAACATGAGAATTAGAAGACAAGTCagtatataaatgtatattgatAATTAAGGTTTAATTAACTTGACTTTTATAAATAGATTTTTAGTCCCTCTGACCACTATTTTATCCATCACTCATACAAGTGATGCCACAAGAGATTAATTTACCAGAAAAAGGTATTCCCGCTTGATTGATGGACTGATTATCGAGCACTCTTATCATCATTTTTAATGAAGTACAATCAATGACTCAAAAGCACATCATCCTTCGTGTTATATTAGTTAATAGAACATACCCATGTGTTTCTATGTAGAATCGCATCtttgatttgaaattttataattgtaaatCTATAATgtcatagtttttttttttgcaaataatGTCGTAGTTAATTTGCTCTTGACTTGCTTTCTCCATAAAGTTTAAATAAGGTATTAATTAGAAAGATTAGTTTTGCTATTCTGACAACGTATATACTAGTGCTAATGGATGCGTATTACATGTATAAAATCTGATATTTAAATTCATATTAAAATTACTTGCCAAGCATCTCAACCCGAAAGTATATACGCCATTAGTATAAGAAAGATCAATCCATATTACAATTCAATAAACATTTTTTGGACCTCACTTGAATCTAAAGTGTGCAAGAGTTTTATCTTCGTCGGCTGATCTAATTGTGGGTTGACCAATCGTACCTTTGCCTAGATTGGAGTAAACTCGCTGATAGCAAGTTTTCCCAAGTCATGATATATAAATGTTCAACCCTTATGCTGTCCATTCAATTAATGGCTACTAATTTTTGCATGTGCTGCCAGAATCACCCGAGCACGTAGCTAGAAATTTCTGGCCATTAAAATAGATTATAATTTTGAATATAAAAACGGAAACACTCAGGATGTTTGGTGATTTACGTAAAATTTTGTTTAACTATTGCTGGGTTGACGTTTAAGGTTTTAAATGTTTGAAATAACTCAATGGTGGTTCAAAAAATGAATAGCAGGGATGATGCTAAGAAATTCTTCTTTCATTGACTAGGGAAGTAGTGAAAGTGGGGAAAGAATTTTCCCCTTCTATTGATATCAATTGCCGTCAAAATGTATACTATAAAACTGGGCTAGGTTTCTTATCTCCCTTGAAGTTTCTAATGTCTTTCTCTGAAATTAAGGAACAAGAGCGGACGAGTCATTGCATGGGTTGTGCAAGTGGAAACGGTCGTGGCGGCATGGATCCCGATCGAATGGCATGTGGATGTGGACGAGACTTGGGATTCTTGACTTATTCAAATGTCTCGAAAGCCATTGTCTATTATATTTTTAGTAACCATTTGATTACTTATTAGATTCATCCACCTAAATACgataatatctaaaaatttaatAATACGCCTctcatctaaaatagtaaattaATTTAGAAAAATAGTAATTTTTATATCTCAAAAGgttaattgaaataaatatgaaaCTTACTTTTTTAAAGAACAAACTCCCACTTTATgtcccaaacttactttttagagaGTAAGTTTACTTCAAGTAATAGTAATTTTTATAGATAAATAGTAAATCTCACTTATAACATAgcaaatttgattaatgatcaAAACTTACaaatttaccattttatttaaaaaatttgtatcagactagtattaggaagtttatttgaaataatgataagattttttattaatgattgaaacttcACATtctagttagtaagtactcataaAATATCTGTATATTATACGATTGTcatataatttaaaattcttctGCATTTtatacattttaaaaataatagaaaaatatttttacttttcactaaccttataaaatatgtgataaaactttgttaaattataagttttgaattaattttcaatttttgaaaagattgaaagtttggataacgATAACAACAAATCCtcctagttatatatagaatatcaTTTGTCTATATATCACAATTTTCATAATATAAATACCTATGAATACAATAaaatgataaagttttaataaatttattatttgggACACTAaatatttgatttgaaagtataTCGTGGGTGTAAGGGCAAGTTAAGACTCTTTCTCaacaatatttggaaatcatttttcGTGTTCAATCCCTTTAATCTCGGCCATTGACTTTGACAAAGATATTTTTTATTGCAATCTAGGAATTCACACTCAATTATATTATTCTGACAAGATAAAAACGTAATAAACGATTTCTACTATAATCATTTTGCtaacaaagagtttgaaatatTATACACTACTATTTTTATTCTAACATCAAATGCAATACAGTAAAGTAGAGAGCTGATCTAATAACTTTCGAGTGTGAGCTacaatttgaaatatttaaaccaaaataataatagtacACTAATTAAGGAttatcaatcaatcaatcaatgtTTTCATACTCTTTTTGTATGTAGGCACGAGCGTGACAGTTTTGATTCACTAGAAATTAAGTTGAAGTGATGCGGATGGTTTTTAAGTCGGTGACTCGTACTTTTGGTTAGTTTTCCTCCTTCCAAGAAATTTGCTGCATCTCCGTAAGCTTCAATTGTCTTCCTTTTCGAGAAGTGAAGAAGAAAATCATTAGCAGCTCACGATTGAGATCCTACACGTGAAGGAgacttcttggttttgatggTCATAAACTATGATTTCTTCTTGTATCATATCAAACAAGAACAGCTCGATAAACGGGACCAAGTCATTTTTCCAACCATTTCAATTCTATAACTAGTCAAATTAT encodes the following:
- the LOC113768884 gene encoding protein STRICTOSIDINE SYNTHASE-LIKE 12-like, with product MATMAILFPNKRVVGFILSFYVFVFCFLPTVFCAGHLQKLHLPDPGPDCFAFDSAGQGPYTGVADGRIFKYKGPKVGFVEYGYSKADRSARFCDGTNSTALAKACGRPSGLGFYYKTGELYVADDGVGLVVIGPKGGAGKVLASGAEKVPFGLPDGLDVDQNTGIVYFTDATARYTINEIPQIIASGDSTGRLLKYNPRTKKVTVLLRRLAGPAGVAISKDRSYLLVTENLKSRVWKYWLKGPKANTAHVLLNVSGSPAKIVRNNVGDFWLAMTVKRQVPTPRIKLQGLRINGYGKILETITFNPGFDSSMITEVHEHKGALYLGSLYVGYVGVYRKF